A stretch of the Pseudorasbora parva isolate DD20220531a chromosome 13, ASM2467924v1, whole genome shotgun sequence genome encodes the following:
- the LOC137038680 gene encoding zinc finger protein 665-like, whose translation MAFIKEETEDMGVSEPLRVKYEDAAEQTDVMLLKEESPSESEELNEMEKHQFEKHDFITEDKLCSQTEKSQQRGEAEGSKRSLTCQQCGNSFATAGNLKIHMRVHTGEKPFTCGQCGKSYMRNNSLKDHMRIHTGERPFECVQCGKGFMRKDTLNLHMRIHSEENRFICHQCGKSFMSLERLNMHRIIHSEEKPFKCDQCGKGFKIKKDVKRHMKCHTTEKRFECHQCGKWLKHEGSLHYHMKLHTGEKPFTCPLCGKNLIHKGHLKNHMRAHTRENDLKCKQCGKSFTDKKHLKMHENTHPKEKPFPCPQCGKSYTLKGNLKRHMRSHTGEKPFTCSQCGKSFIYKGHLNYHIKTHNRGNNLKCQQCGKSFTDKKDLTRHVKIHRGEKPFMCHHCGRTCTCNANLKVHMRIHTGEKPFICSQCGKRYTHRGNLKYHMRVHSGVRPYMCVQCEKSFVCLTQLKIHMQAHSEEKSQCSECGKKFTKENNFKNHLRIHCGPRPFNCNQCNKKFILLSHLEIHRKSHADEKSYLCSWCGMSFKWLCNLRSHQRLHVHVKRIYQSKLLEMEASNLVTSDFCGIHVTVL comes from the coding sequence ACGTGATGCTGCTTAAAGAGGAGAGTCCGAGTGAGTCTGAAGAACTGAATGAAATGGAGAAACATCAATTTGAGAAACATGATTTCATAACTGAAGATAAACTTTGCTCACAGACTGAAAAGTCACAACAAAGAGGTGAGGCGGAAGGATCTAAAAGATCTCTCACCTGTCAACAGTGTGGAAACTCGTTCGCTACAGCAGGAAACCTTAAaatccacatgagagttcacactggagagaagccgttcacatgtggtcagtgtggaaagagttacaTGCGAAACAATAGCTTAAAGGATCACATGAGGATTCACACGGGAGAAAGACCTTTCGAATGTGTTCAGTGTGGAAAGGGTTTCATGCGTAAAGACACTCTTAATctacacatgagaattcactcAGAAGAGAACCGTTTTATATGCCATCAGTGCGGAAAGAGTTTCATGTCTTTGGAACGTCTTAACATGCACAGGATAATTCACTCGGAAGAGAAGCCCTTCAAATGTGACCAATGTGGAAAGggattcaaaataaaaaaggatGTAAAGAGACACATGAAATGTCACACTACAGAGAAGCGTTTTGAGTGCCACCAATGTGGAAAGTGGTTAAAGCATGAAGGATCCCTTCATTACCACATGAaacttcacactggagagaagccttttaCCTGCCCTCTGTGCGGAAAGAATCTCATACATAAAGGGCACCTTAAAAATCACATGAGAGCTCACACAAGAGAGAACGATTTGAAATGTAAAcaatgtggaaagagttttacagacaagaaacACCTGAAAATGCACGAAAATACTCACCCCAAAGAGAAGCCTTTCCCCTgtcctcagtgtggaaagagttacaCACTTAAAGGAAACCTTAAGAGACACATGAGATCTCACACTGGGGAGAAGCCTTTCACCTgttctcagtgtggaaagagtttcatttATAAAGGACACCTTaattatcacattaaaactCACAACAGAgggaacaatttaaaatgtcaacagtgtggaaagagttttacagacaagaaagATCTTACAAGGCACGTAAAGATTCACAgaggagagaagcctttcatgTGCCATCACTGCGGAAGAACTTGTACATGCAACGCAAACCTTAAAGTTCACATGCGAATTCACAcaggagagaagcctttcatctgctctcagtgtggaaagagatACACACATAGAGGAAACCTTAAGTATCATATGAGAGTTCACAGTGGAGTCAGGCCTTACATGTGTGTTCAGTGTGAGAagagttttgtttgtttaacacAGCTGAAAATTCATATGCAAGCTCATTCTGAAGAGAAATCGCAGTGTTCAGAGTGTGGCAAGAAGTTTACAAAAGAGAACAATTTCAAAAATCATCTGCGCATTCACTGTGGACCAAGGCCATTTAATTGTAACCAGTGTAATAAAAAATTTATTTTGCTATCTCACTTGGAGATACACCGGAAAAGTCATGCAGATGAGAAATCCTATTTGTGTTCTTGGTGTGGAATGAGTTTTAAATGGCTCTGTAATTTAAGATCGCACCAGAGATTACATGTCCATGTGAAACGTATTTACCAGAGCAAGCTACTTGAAATGGAAGCATCAAACCTAGTAACAAGTGACTTTTGTGGCATTCACGTGACAGTGCTTTAA
- the LOC137038682 gene encoding gastrula zinc finger protein XlCGF57.1-like has product MKQLRSTGHTVNKMAFIKEETEDMRVSEPLRVKYEDAAEQKDLLPLKEESQELNEMEEKQQYEKHDFITEEKLCTQPKNSFTRKRRKAAGSKKYLCQQCGNSFTTAQVLRIHMRIHTGEKPFMCDQCGKSFTQNVTLREHMNIHTGKRPFACNQCGKSFAQSASLRHHKRIHTGEKPFTCDQCGRSFAQCRTLIVHMRIHAGERPFTCEQCGKNFKRKGALHFHMKIHSGENPSFKCHQCRKSFMCLKSLNVHMVIHSEEKPFKCDLCENRFQFKKDLKRHLISHHGEKCFKCHQCGKWLKHKVSLQYHMKIHTGEKSFTCPLCGKRFIQKGHFNTHMRVHTRENDWKCTQCEKIFTKYRLLKIHKKTHLEEQHFPCPECQMSFTSKGNLKTHMRIHTGERPYTWEDFHT; this is encoded by the exons ATGAAACAACTGAGATCTACAGGACATACTGTTAACAAGATGgcatttattaaagaggagactGAAGACATGCGAGTTTCAGAACCACTCAGAGTGAAATATGAAGATGCTGCTGAACAAAAAG ACCTGCTGCCGCTTAAAGAGGAGAGTCAAGAACTGAATGAAATGGAGGAGAAACAACAGTATGAGAAACATGATTTCATAACTGAAGAAAAACTTTGCACGCAGCCTAAAAATTCTTTCACACGAAAAAGACGTAAGGCGGCAGGttctaaaaaatatttatgccaacagtgtggaaactCGTTTACTACAGCACAAGTCCTTAGAATCCACATgaggattcacactggagagaaacctttCATGTGTGATcaatgtggaaagagtttcacacaAAACGTTACCTTAAGGGAACACATGAACATTCACACTGGAAAAAGACCCTTTGCATGTaatcagtgtggaaagagttttgcACAAAGCGCATCCTTAAGGCATCACaagagaattcacactggagagaagcctttcacaTGTGATCAATGTGGAAGGAGTTTCGCACAATGCAGAACCTTAATAGTTCACATGAGGATTCACGCTGGAGAAAGACCTTTCACATGTGAACAGTGTGGAAAGAATTTCAAACGTAAAGGCGCCCTTCATTTCCACATGAAAATTCACTCGGGAGAGAACCCGAGTTTTAAATGCCATCAGTGTAGAAAGAGCTTCATGTGTTTGAAAAGCCTTAACGTTCACATGGTAATTCACTCAGAAGAGAAGCCCTTTAAATGTGATCTTTGTGAAAATAGGTTCCAATTTAAAAAAGACCTAAAGAGACACTTGATAAGTCACCATGGGGAGAAGTGTTTTAAGTGCCATCAATGTGGTAAGTGGTTAAAACATAAAGTATCCCTTCAATACCACATGaagattcacactggagagaagtcTTTCACCTGCCCTCTGTGTGGAAAGAGATTCATACAAAAAGGACACTTTAATactcacatgagagttcacacgaGAGAGAACGATTGGAAATGTACTCAATGTGAAAAGATTTTTACAAAATACCGTCTCCTGAAAATCCACAAAAAAACTCACCTTGAGGAGCAGCATTTCCCATGTCCTGAGTGTCAAATGAGTTTCACATCTAAAGGAAACCTTAAGACTCACATgaggattcacactggagagagacCCTACACCTGGGAAGATTTTCATACGTAA